The genomic region ACCAACTACAGGTCTACCCTTTCCACTCATGAGTTATGGTGGAAATTCAATGATGACAAGTTTAATTATTGCTGGATTGCTAATTCGTGTCGCCCGAGAAAGTAGTGAAGCAGAAATTGTACCTTTTCAAGAGCGAAAACAAGAGCGGTTTGTTTAAAATCTCTATTCTTCACCTTGTAAAAAGCCCATGCCAGCAACAATAAAACTGACACCAATGACATTGATGTAAGACAAGCTTTCTTGAAATAAAACAACCCCAAATAAAACTGCTAGGATTGATTCTAATCCTAGTACGACAATATATGTTACTCCTAGCGTAGCCTTACGCATGGCAACAGTCTGTATACTAGCTCCAGCAATAAAGAAGATGTATACCAATAAGCTAGGGATAGGCTGAGATAACCCTTCAGATAGCTTCATGAATACACCGCCAATGGTGAAAAGAATTGCTGAAATCAGAACCATTATTAAATACATATCTAGCTCGTATTTGAAATTGTAATTGAGTTTTTATTGACTCATAACGTTGCTTGACTAAATTATTTTTAGTTGGTCAATGTCAATTGTGTTAAACAATCTAAAGTCATAATTCATAAATTTTTTATTAAGAAACTGTGTATCGTAAAGGCTAACCAATAGATTATTCCTCCGTACATCTGCTGTACATCCGCAACTTTACGGAATATTCACTAGGGAAGTATTCAGATTTAATTACAATTTGTAAAATAAAATGAGTCAGAGTCAATTATTCAGCAAAACAGCAAGAGATTTTAACTGTTGTAACTAGATGTATCAAAACTGCAAAAACAATCTAACGAAAATCTAAATAATCGCAAAAATTGTGGTATGCCAGCGTTTTTTCCAGTCGGGCGATCGCCTCTAGCACCAGGAAAAGGCATGAATTAAGCTAAAATGCAAGCATAGTCAGCATTCCATCACGTAGCTGTCCATGCTGGAAACCATTCAAACTCAGCTCTACAAACTCGAACAATTTGCCGATCTCTTAGTCGCCGAGCAGTTATCTCATTTGGGCTGGGTCAGCATAGGTATTATCTTTACAGCAGGGTTGCTGACTAGTCTCACACCCTGTATGCTTTCCATGCTGCCCATCACCATCGGTTACATTGGTGGTTATGAAAATAAAAGTCGCTGGCAAGCCGCAGCTCAATCAACATGGTTTGCGTTGGGATTAGCCACAACTTTAGCAGCCTTGGGAATAGTTGCGGCACTCGTAGGCAAAGTTTACGGTCAAGTTGGGATTGGTCTACCAATTATTGTTAGCATCATCGCAATTTTGATGGGGCTGAATTTATTAGAAGCCTTACCCTTACAACTACCATCGTTTGGGGGCATGGATTGGATTTCTAAAGATTTTCCCCCAGCTGTACGCTCCTATTTCATCGGTCTGACCTTTGGTTTAGTCGCCTCTCCTTGTAGCACCCCAGTGCTAGCAACGCTCCTTGCCTGGGTCACAACTACACAAAATACCATTCTGGGAGGAGCGTTGTTACTGGCATACACCGCAGGCTACGTAACACCCCTGATCTTAGCTGGTACGTTCACCGCTAGCATTAAGAAGTTGTTAGAGTTGCGGCAGTGGTCAGGGTGGATTACCCCTGTGAGTGGGGCGCTACTGGTAGGATTTGGAGTGTTTTCGCTGCTATCTCGAATTCCACTCAGTTAATAGTTAATAGTCAATAGTTAATTGCAATCAACTATTGACTATTAACTATTGACCATTAATAAATAATACACAACATGACTTTAGATAATTCTGCGACTAATTCAACACCGCGATCGCATTTAGGTAAATTTCTGCGTGCAGAACTCTTACCCATCCTCACAGATTTACGATTGGCGATCGTCTTATTATTAGCGATCGCCTTATTTAGCGCTAGCGG from Chroococcidiopsis sp. SAG 2025 harbors:
- a CDS encoding DMT family transporter, giving the protein MVLISAILFTIGGVFMKLSEGLSQPIPSLLVYIFFIAGASIQTVAMRKATLGVTYIVVLGLESILAVLFGVVLFQESLSYINVIGVSFIVAGMGFLQGEE
- a CDS encoding cytochrome c biogenesis protein CcdA, which encodes MLETIQTQLYKLEQFADLLVAEQLSHLGWVSIGIIFTAGLLTSLTPCMLSMLPITIGYIGGYENKSRWQAAAQSTWFALGLATTLAALGIVAALVGKVYGQVGIGLPIIVSIIAILMGLNLLEALPLQLPSFGGMDWISKDFPPAVRSYFIGLTFGLVASPCSTPVLATLLAWVTTTQNTILGGALLLAYTAGYVTPLILAGTFTASIKKLLELRQWSGWITPVSGALLVGFGVFSLLSRIPLS